In Romboutsia lituseburensis, a genomic segment contains:
- the ablA gene encoding lysine 2,3-aminomutase gives MERKIFTDVSNELWNDWNWQVKNRITTVEELKKYIPLTESEEQGVHECLKTLRMSITPYYLSLIDPSNPNDPIRKQAIPVSSELKVSQADLDDPLHEDGDSPVPGLTHRYPDRALLLITDQCAMYCRHCTRRRFAGQNDGAQPVDRIDKAIEYIRNTPVIRDVLLSGGDALLMSDERLEYIISKLREIPHVEIIRIGSRAPVVMPQRITDGLVNMLKKYHPIWLNTHFNHPNEITKESREACEKMANAGIPLGNQSVLLRGVNDCMHVMKKLVNDLVKIRVRPYYIYQCDLSNGIEHFRTPVSKGIEIIEGLRGHTSGYCVPTFVVDAPGGGGKTPVMPNYVISQSHDKVILRNFEGVITTYTEPHNYSHTCQCEVCRGEKEVHKVGVAGLLNNERMTLEPTELDRKKRELSAQLG, from the coding sequence ATGGAAAGAAAAATATTTACAGATGTTAGCAATGAATTATGGAATGACTGGAATTGGCAAGTTAAAAACAGAATAACAACTGTTGAAGAACTTAAAAAGTATATACCACTTACAGAAAGTGAAGAACAAGGAGTTCACGAATGTCTTAAAACTTTAAGAATGAGTATAACTCCATACTACTTATCATTAATTGATCCTTCAAACCCAAATGATCCAATAAGAAAGCAAGCAATACCAGTATCATCAGAACTTAAAGTTTCTCAAGCTGACTTAGATGATCCACTTCATGAAGATGGAGATTCACCAGTACCAGGACTTACTCATAGATACCCAGATAGAGCATTATTATTAATAACTGACCAATGTGCAATGTATTGTAGACACTGTACAAGAAGAAGATTTGCTGGGCAAAATGATGGAGCTCAACCAGTAGATAGAATAGATAAAGCTATAGAATATATAAGAAATACACCAGTTATAAGAGACGTATTATTATCAGGTGGAGATGCACTTTTAATGAGTGATGAAAGATTAGAATACATAATAAGTAAATTAAGAGAAATACCACACGTTGAAATAATAAGAATAGGAAGTAGAGCTCCAGTAGTTATGCCTCAAAGAATAACTGATGGTTTAGTGAATATGCTTAAGAAATACCATCCAATATGGTTAAATACTCACTTCAACCATCCAAATGAAATAACAAAAGAATCTAGAGAAGCTTGTGAAAAAATGGCAAACGCAGGTATACCTCTAGGAAACCAAAGTGTTTTATTACGTGGAGTAAATGACTGTATGCACGTTATGAAAAAATTAGTTAACGATTTAGTAAAAATAAGAGTTAGACCATACTACATTTATCAATGTGACTTATCTAACGGTATAGAGCACTTTAGAACTCCTGTTTCTAAAGGTATAGAAATAATAGAAGGATTAAGAGGTCATACATCAGGATACTGTGTACCAACATTTGTTGTAGATGCACCAGGTGGTGGTGGTAAAACACCAGTTATGCCAAACTATGTAATATCTCAAAGTCATGATAAAGTAATACTTAGAAACTTTGAAGGTGTTATAACAACATATACAGAGCCACACAATTACAGCCACACATGTCAATGTGAAGTTTGTAGAGGAGAAAAAGAAGTTCATAAGGTAGGTGTAGCTGGACTTTTAAATAATGAAAGAATGACAC
- a CDS encoding L-erythro-3,5-diaminohexanoate dehydrogenase, whose protein sequence is MRGCKYGTHRVIKENVLPQPAKKISNDMNIYDNEILIDVQALNIDSASFTQIEEECNHDVEKIKAKILEIVEEKGKMQNPVTGSGGMLIGTIEKIGSDLEGKIDLKVGDKIATLVSLSLTPLKIEEIIDIKSDIDRVEIKGKAVLFESGIYAKLPTDMEETLALAALDVAGAPAQTQKLVKEGQSVLILGAAGKSGMLCCYEARKKAGKTGKVIGLVINKEQADFIKENDLVDEAIIVDAQNPNAVLNKVLEVNEGKEVDLSINCVNVSNTEMSTILPVRDGGIVYFFSMATAFTKAALGAEGVGKDVDMIIGNGYTKGHADVTLTALRESETLRNIFKKLYV, encoded by the coding sequence ATGAGAGGATGCAAGTATGGGACACATAGAGTAATAAAGGAGAACGTTTTACCTCAACCGGCTAAAAAAATAAGCAATGATATGAATATATATGATAATGAAATATTAATAGATGTTCAAGCTTTAAACATAGATTCAGCAAGTTTCACTCAAATAGAAGAAGAGTGTAATCATGATGTAGAAAAAATAAAAGCAAAAATATTAGAAATAGTAGAAGAAAAAGGTAAAATGCAAAATCCAGTAACGGGTTCTGGAGGAATGTTAATAGGAACTATAGAAAAAATAGGTTCTGATTTAGAAGGAAAGATAGATCTAAAAGTAGGGGATAAGATAGCTACACTTGTTTCTTTATCATTAACACCATTAAAGATAGAAGAAATAATAGATATAAAATCAGATATAGATAGAGTTGAAATCAAAGGGAAAGCGGTTTTATTTGAAAGTGGGATATACGCAAAATTACCAACAGATATGGAAGAAACATTAGCACTAGCTGCTTTAGATGTAGCAGGAGCACCTGCTCAAACTCAAAAGTTAGTTAAAGAAGGTCAAAGTGTTTTAATACTAGGGGCTGCAGGTAAGTCAGGAATGCTTTGCTGTTATGAAGCTAGAAAAAAAGCAGGTAAAACAGGTAAGGTAATAGGGCTTGTAATAAATAAGGAACAAGCAGATTTTATAAAAGAAAATGATCTTGTTGATGAAGCAATAATAGTAGATGCTCAAAATCCTAATGCAGTTTTAAATAAAGTATTAGAAGTAAACGAGGGTAAAGAAGTAGATTTATCTATAAACTGTGTAAACGTTTCTAACACAGAAATGAGTACAATATTACCAGTTAGAGATGGAGGAATAGTATACTTCTTCTCAATGGCAACTGCATTTACAAAAGCAGCACTTGGAGCTGAAGGTGTTGGTAAAGATGTAGATATGATAATAGGGAATGGATACACTAAAGGGCATGCAGATGTTACATTAACAGCATTAAGAGAAAGTGAAACTTTAAGAAATATATTTAAAAAATTATACGTATAA